The Alcaligenes faecalis sequence ATTTGTGCCACTGCCACCACCCGGCCATCGTATTCGTCACACGTGCGTCCGAAACGCAGCTCCGAGGCCAGGTTATTGACGACGACAGGAGACTGGTTGTGGCAAGAACCACCGGCTTTGCTGATAGGCAAGTCCACCGTATCGCCCAGTACATACACATTGTCCAGGCCCAGCACTTTCATTGTCTGGTGATCCGTAGGCACCCAGCCTTCGTTGTCCGCTGCTTGCGAAATGCCCGAGTCGCGCACCACAGGCACGGCCGTAATCGGAGGTGTCGCCATCAAAATATCGAAAGGCTCCTCCCCTCCTTCTTCGGAGTAGGCAATCTTGCGCTCCGGGTCCACACGATTCAAGGTGAAACCACGCTGATGCTTGATGTCGCGATCCCCAAAAATCGGGGGCAGCACTTGGCAAACCTCGTTTTGCAAGAACAAACAATTGCGCAGCAGTTGGGAGGTTGTCGGGTAGGTGTAGGCAATCTCCACCTTGTCACGCACACCACGGCGACGCAGGTACTCGTCCAGCATCAAGGTAGTTTCCACCGGGGCAATCCCGCACTGGTGGGGCACGTTATGGGTTTTAGGAAAAGTCACCGTAATCAGCACACGGCCCTTTTCCAACTTGCTCAGGCGGTCCGCCAGTTGACGCGCAGGAGCGTGTTGATAGAAGTGATCACCGCCCTCTTTCAGGCCTTCGATTTTTTCCGGTGAGGGGACGCAGCCGGTAGACAGCACCAGATAGTCGTAATCGATCTTCTTGCCGCTGGCGCAGTGCAGACGGCTGGCCTTGAAGTCGAAACCAGTGACCTCCTCCAGTTGGAAATCAATTTCGGGACGTAAAAGAGAAATTTGCGGTCGCCGTAGCTCATCCCGGAAAAAGGCATCAAAAGCCACATACATAAAAGCAGGCTTGTAATAATGCCAGGGGGAATTGGACAACAGGGTAATGCGGACTTTACCCGAGCGAATTTCCGGATATAGCTTGGTTACCAAATGATTGGCCGTCATCGTACCGCCAACACCACCACCTACAATCACAATATGCTGCACCATCAGTATTCTCCTTAATGGGGGAAACTGTGAAGCGCACCCTGATTTACTAAAAGCCAAGAAAAACAGGATGATACACAGCGACCACTGAGACTATGCAAAGCGAGCTTGGTAATGTGTCCAGCCAGTTTGTATCAAATAGGTATTAAGCAGAAATTAAAACGGCTGTTTTTTTTTGATGGCTTATTCAATCAAATTTATTTATCCCACACCCTTTGCCGATTTAAAAAACAAGCTGGGGCAATGATGTATATGCCCCAGCTTCTTAATAACTTTCTCACATATGGCCCAACCCTGCCACTATAGGATAAAAAAAACGCCTGCATCAAGCAGGCGTTTTCTCCTATCGCAAAACCCGAGGAATTAACTTTCTCGTTGACTGCGACGGCGCTCGTGTTCTTTCAGGTAACGCTTGCGCAGGCGAATGGACTTGGGAGTCACTTCAACCAGCTCATCATCATCCAGGAAGTCCACGGCGTACTCCAGGCTCAAGCGGACAGGTGGAACCAAATCAATGTGCTCGTCCTTGCCAGAGGCACGCACGTTGGTCAGTTTCTTTTCCTTGATGGGGTTAACCACCAGATCATTGTCGCGGCTGTGAATACCGATGATCATGCCTTCGTACAGCGCATCACCGGGGGATACGAACATGCGACCGCGATCCTGCAGCTTCCACAAGGCGTAGGCCACGGCATCGCCGTCGTCCTGACTGATCAGCACGCCGTTACGACGCTCACCAACCGCGCCTTCACGCATAGGACGGAACTCGTCAAAAGTATGGCTCATCAAGCCAGTACCGCGTGTCAGCGTCATGAACTCGCCTTGGAAGCCGATCAGGCCACGGGCGGGAATACGGTACTCCAGGCGTGTACGACCACGGCCATCGGCAACCATATCCTGCAAGTCACCGCGACGGCGACCCAGCTCTTCCATCACGCCACCTTGATGGCCGTCTTCCACGTCCACGGTCAGTTGCTCGTAGGGTTCCATCTTGACGCCGTTCTCTTCACGAATCAGCACGCGTGGACGCGATACGGCCATTTCGTAGCCTTCACGACGCATATTTTCGATCAGAATGGTCAAGTGCAACTCGCCACGACCACACACTTCAAAGACGGTGTCGTCGTCGGTTTCGTTAACCCGCAGCGCCACGTTGGATTTCAGTTCGCGGTCCAAACGATCGCGCAACTGACGGCTGGTCACGAACTTGCCTTCACGGCCAGCCAGAGGCGAGGTGTTCACCATGAAGTTCATCGTCAGAGTAGGCTCGTCAATGCGCAGCAAAGGCAAGGCGTCCTGATGAGCAGGATCGGTCACCGTGCAACCAATGCCCAGCTCTTCAATACCGTTGATCAGCACGATATCACCGGCTTCGGCTTCATCCACTGATACACGCTCCAGCCCCTTGAACTTCAAAACCTGGTTGATACGGCCCTTGATGACTTCGCCATCAGGACCAAATTTCACGACCACGTCCTGGGCAGCGCGCACGCGACCACGGTTCACACGGCCTACACCGATCTTGCCCACGTAGGAACTGTAGTCCAACGAACAGATCTGCAACTGCAACGGAGCGTCAGCATCGTCTTCGCGCTGGGGCACGTGCTGCAAGATAGCCTCGAACAAAGGACGCATATCGCCTTCGCGCACATCTTCGGTCAAACCGGCATAACCCGACAGACCCGATGCGTAAATGATGGGGAAGTCCAACTGCTCGTCGGTCGCGCCCAGTTTGTCGAACAGGTCGAACGTGGCGTTGATCGCGAAGTCAG is a genomic window containing:
- a CDS encoding FAD/NAD(P)-binding oxidoreductase, with the translated sequence MVQHIVIVGGGVGGTMTANHLVTKLYPEIRSGKVRITLLSNSPWHYYKPAFMYVAFDAFFRDELRRPQISLLRPEIDFQLEEVTGFDFKASRLHCASGKKIDYDYLVLSTGCVPSPEKIEGLKEGGDHFYQHAPARQLADRLSKLEKGRVLITVTFPKTHNVPHQCGIAPVETTLMLDEYLRRRGVRDKVEIAYTYPTTSQLLRNCLFLQNEVCQVLPPIFGDRDIKHQRGFTLNRVDPERKIAYSEEGGEEPFDILMATPPITAVPVVRDSGISQAADNEGWVPTDHQTMKVLGLDNVYVLGDTVDLPISKAGGSCHNQSPVVVNNLASELRFGRTCDEYDGRVVAVAQMGLEGGMPLWYDYKEDVHPTPPTKLGGLLRKGFNRGIYWAVARGLV
- the typA gene encoding translational GTPase TypA, coding for MRRALRNVAIIAHVDHGKTTLVDQLLRQAGTFRDNEHISERVMDSGDIEKERGITILAKNCAVEYEGTHINIIDTPGHADFGGEVERVLSMVDGVLLLVDAVEGPMPQTRFVTRKALELGLRPIVVVNKVDRPGARPDFAINATFDLFDKLGATDEQLDFPIIYASGLSGYAGLTEDVREGDMRPLFEAILQHVPQREDDADAPLQLQICSLDYSSYVGKIGVGRVNRGRVRAAQDVVVKFGPDGEVIKGRINQVLKFKGLERVSVDEAEAGDIVLINGIEELGIGCTVTDPAHQDALPLLRIDEPTLTMNFMVNTSPLAGREGKFVTSRQLRDRLDRELKSNVALRVNETDDDTVFEVCGRGELHLTILIENMRREGYEMAVSRPRVLIREENGVKMEPYEQLTVDVEDGHQGGVMEELGRRRGDLQDMVADGRGRTRLEYRIPARGLIGFQGEFMTLTRGTGLMSHTFDEFRPMREGAVGERRNGVLISQDDGDAVAYALWKLQDRGRMFVSPGDALYEGMIIGIHSRDNDLVVNPIKEKKLTNVRASGKDEHIDLVPPVRLSLEYAVDFLDDDELVEVTPKSIRLRKRYLKEHERRRSQRES